GTGGCCCAGACTTTTCTCCCCTAGCTCAAGAGGATCTTGGTTTCTCCATTTGCTCTCCCCAGCCTGAGGTCCTCATGTTGCAGTGATATTCTTTCCATTAAGGAGGGTTGTCTCCATGATCCATTGACAACAGCACCTCTGCCAACCAGGAGTGGTTGCTAAAAAACTGGTATGAGATGTTCTTTGCTCCTTGGTGGCTAGACAGGTTGCCTATCCATTGCTCCCAGCTCAGGAGTGAGACCCAAATGCTGGACCTTAGCGGGCAATACCCTTTCAGGTTGGCTTTTCAGTCAGACTCTTATTGTACTATCATAGTTTATTTGGGttctttaaaatcagttttaattttggaattggaaaagacaGTCCTCAGAGAAGGCTTCTGTCCACCCATACCTTCACACACACCCATTCTTTCCTTCGCTtttcagtgctgggcaaaggaaTGCTGGCTCTGAATCACAATGCTAAGTTCAAATAGCCCAAAGGTAATTGCAAAGTCCAAAGAACCTGTTTACCCCGACTGCTCAGCCAAAGCTGGTATGCTGGTTCTCTTGAAAACTGCAGCTATACAAATATAGTAATGGTACAGCATGGAGAGAGAAAGCTAAAGAGTGCTGTACAATCGTACTGGTCTCCTTGGATAATGGTGAATGGTGGAACACGCTATTTTGGACTGCTGCCCTGGTGAGCTTGGTAAAGAGATCAGGGAAGGTGGCTGAGATGCCAGATAGCTATACCCTTTTACTTAGTAGCCCGCAGGAAAGTAGTTCTCCAGATTCTACCTGAACTTGTGCAAGTATGTGTCTAATGCTGCCAACTATAGAAAGCAGAAAGTCCTCTGTAAAGAGGAAGCGTGTTAGTTAGCAGTGAGCAAAGTGATCTTCACTGATTTCCCTCAGGTCAAGGCCTGCCAGGTCTGGCGGGTTTAGGCAGGTCAGGTTGTTGTACACGTACACGGGTGTGTGGGAATCATCCACCTCCATAAGGGACTGTACAAAACGTGGAACCACTGTGGGATGCTGCAAGGAAAAGTCTCTCAGTTCCTTCAGCGAGCAATTACAGTGCCACTTGTTTCCTTCCAGCCACAGCTGCTCCAGCACAGGTGAAGGGCCCAGAGAGCCAACTGAGAAGGTTTCCAGAGAATTGTTTCTGATGCTAAGATACCGCAAGTTTGCTAAGGGGGTAATTGTGCTGTTGTCCAGCATCTCCAAATAGTTGCTGGAGAGGTCGAGCCAGAAGAGACGCTGAAGTGGGCTGAAAGCGTTGTGAGAGATCTCCAAGAGCTGGTTGGAGGAAAGGAGAAGGTATTCCAGGTTATTCAGGCCTACAAACATGTTGGGGGAGAGATGAGTCAGCCTGTTGTGCTTAAGGTCCAACTCCAAAAGATCATGCAGGTCATTCAAACTCTCGTCTTCAATCATGGATATGGTGTTGTGCTGCAAGAAGAGCCTCCGGAGGCAGGAAAGGCTGGAGAAAGTTTGTGGCCTGATTCTGCTGAGACAACTGTTTTCCAGGTGAAGGCTATGCAGCTTGGTTAGGCTCTTAAAGACATAGTCGGGAAGTGCCTTGAGGCAGTTACCGGACAAGTTCATCACTGCGACATTAAAAAGCCCAAGGAATGCCCCGACCCTGATCTCTTGAATCTGGTTGTTGTTCAGCATAAGGACCTCCAGCTGGCCTAGCCCATCAAAAGTCCTTTCTGCCAGGCTCCTGATCCTGTTGTGTCCCAACTGTAGCTCCTCTAAGAATTGGAGGTCTTTGAAAGTCCTTGGCCTCAGGCTGGTGATAGAATTACTGGATAAACGCAACACGTGCAGGCTCAAAAGGCCCAGGAATGTTTCTTCAAAGAGCAAGATGAGACGATTGTGGGAGAGGTCCAACCACCTGAGGGACTTCATTCCCATGAATGCACGTGGGGCGATGGCATTGATCTGGTTGTGGTTCAGGTACAgcttctgtagtttctgcagcttGACAAAGATATTGAGCTTGATGCCCTTGAGCAAGTTCCCACTCAAATCCAGCTCCTTCAGCTCACTGAGACTGCAGAAGATTTGGTGCTGCAGGTAGGGCAGCTTGTTCCCAGCCAGGACCAGTTCCCTCAGGTTAGGCAGGTTATGGAACACTCTGTCAGGCAGCACCACTAGAGAATTCCACCCAAGGTTCAGGTACCAGAGGTTGGAGAGCCCAGCAAACAGGCCTTCCTCAATCTTGTTGAAGTGGTTGTTGTTGAGGCTTAAGGAGGCGAGGTTCTGTGTGTGAAGGAAAGTGTttggtgccaaatgcttcagcCTATTCCGTTCCAGGTGCAGGTGGTAGAGGCCCTTTAACCCATGGAAGGCATGCTGCTCAATGCTCGCCAGCTGGCTGCTCTGCAGGTTAAGGAAGTCCAGGTTGGAAAGGTTCATGAAGGCCATAGCTGGCACAGAAAGGAAGTTGTTCCCATCCA
The Lepidochelys kempii isolate rLepKem1 chromosome 10, rLepKem1.hap2, whole genome shotgun sequence DNA segment above includes these coding regions:
- the IGFALS gene encoding insulin-like growth factor-binding protein complex acid labile subunit isoform X1, whose translation is MFPSHASVAMNTRKADTALLLLLVSVLAAGSQAPSGEAPQEPDTELLKCPSSCACSYDDYSEELNIFCSSRNLTHLPEDIPSNVKSLWLDGNNFLSVPAMAFMNLSNLDFLNLQSSQLASIEQHAFHGLKGLYHLHLERNRLKHLAPNTFLHTQNLASLSLNNNHFNKIEEGLFAGLSNLWYLNLGWNSLVVLPDRVFHNLPNLRELVLAGNKLPYLQHQIFCSLSELKELDLSGNLLKGIKLNIFVKLQKLQKLYLNHNQINAIAPRAFMGMKSLRWLDLSHNRLILLFEETFLGLLSLHVLRLSSNSITSLRPRTFKDLQFLEELQLGHNRIRSLAERTFDGLGQLEVLMLNNNQIQEIRVGAFLGLFNVAVMNLSGNCLKALPDYVFKSLTKLHSLHLENSCLSRIRPQTFSSLSCLRRLFLQHNTISMIEDESLNDLHDLLELDLKHNRLTHLSPNMFVGLNNLEYLLLSSNQLLEISHNAFSPLQRLFWLDLSSNYLEMLDNSTITPLANLRYLSIRNNSLETFSVGSLGPSPVLEQLWLEGNKWHCNCSLKELRDFSLQHPTVVPRFVQSLMEVDDSHTPVYVYNNLTCLNPPDLAGLDLREISEDHFAHC
- the IGFALS gene encoding insulin-like growth factor-binding protein complex acid labile subunit isoform X2, with the translated sequence MFPSHASVAMNTRKDTALLLLLVSVLAAGSQAPSGEAPQEPDTELLKCPSSCACSYDDYSEELNIFCSSRNLTHLPEDIPSNVKSLWLDGNNFLSVPAMAFMNLSNLDFLNLQSSQLASIEQHAFHGLKGLYHLHLERNRLKHLAPNTFLHTQNLASLSLNNNHFNKIEEGLFAGLSNLWYLNLGWNSLVVLPDRVFHNLPNLRELVLAGNKLPYLQHQIFCSLSELKELDLSGNLLKGIKLNIFVKLQKLQKLYLNHNQINAIAPRAFMGMKSLRWLDLSHNRLILLFEETFLGLLSLHVLRLSSNSITSLRPRTFKDLQFLEELQLGHNRIRSLAERTFDGLGQLEVLMLNNNQIQEIRVGAFLGLFNVAVMNLSGNCLKALPDYVFKSLTKLHSLHLENSCLSRIRPQTFSSLSCLRRLFLQHNTISMIEDESLNDLHDLLELDLKHNRLTHLSPNMFVGLNNLEYLLLSSNQLLEISHNAFSPLQRLFWLDLSSNYLEMLDNSTITPLANLRYLSIRNNSLETFSVGSLGPSPVLEQLWLEGNKWHCNCSLKELRDFSLQHPTVVPRFVQSLMEVDDSHTPVYVYNNLTCLNPPDLAGLDLREISEDHFAHC